From the Patescibacteria group bacterium genome, one window contains:
- a CDS encoding prepilin-type N-terminal cleavage/methylation domain-containing protein: protein MQLIQKLRDRKGFTLVELIVVIMIIGILAATLLPKVMGAPAKARDAAREADFNAIATAMEMYYADNSVYPTPSADDTVGALLVTNGYMKADLKDPQDEAAYIYVYCTASRNGIANQAFALGTYLESSTGAVRHLEVGDPIITPAADGATKAAPKSPATIGTYEYGLSVCVDL from the coding sequence ATGCAACTCATCCAAAAACTGCGTGACCGCAAAGGTTTCACGCTCGTTGAGCTTATCGTGGTAATCATGATTATCGGTATTCTCGCCGCGACGCTCTTGCCGAAGGTGATGGGTGCTCCGGCGAAAGCGCGTGATGCCGCTCGTGAAGCTGACTTCAATGCAATCGCGACTGCGATGGAAATGTATTACGCGGACAATAGTGTTTATCCAACTCCTTCAGCTGATGATACAGTTGGGGCTTTGTTGGTTACTAACGGTTATATGAAAGCAGATTTGAAAGATCCGCAGGATGAAGCGGCGTATATTTATGTCTACTGTACAGCCTCGCGTAATGGTATTGCTAACCAAGCTTTTGCGCTTGGCACCTATTTAGAGTCTTCGACTGGTGCTGTTCGTCATCTAGAAGTTGGTGATCCAATTATTACTCCGGCGGCAGATGGTGCGACGAAAGCTGCTCCGAAGTCACCCGCGACGATTGGAACATACGAGTATGGGCTCAGCGTCTGTGTGGATTTATAA
- a CDS encoding sugar phosphate nucleotidyltransferase: protein MKGIILAGGKGTRLLPLTKFTNKHLLPVHDRPMIFFPLTTLKNSGVREVLVVTDGKYLAEFKKVLAKFPGLKISFALQKKPDGIAGALRLAEKFSAGENIAVILGDNIFEADFKKDVCEFRSGAKVFLKKVADPERFGVAEIRGTKVSKIIEKPKNPQSDLAVVGLYFFDKSVFDIIRKMNPSKRGELEITDVNNFYLQEKSLICSKIKGFWTDAGTFESLAAATKLVREKGRK from the coding sequence ATGAAGGGAATTATCCTCGCCGGCGGAAAGGGAACGCGCTTGCTACCGCTGACGAAATTCACGAATAAGCATTTGCTGCCGGTGCATGATCGACCGATGATTTTTTTTCCGCTCACAACTTTAAAAAATTCAGGTGTTCGCGAAGTCTTGGTTGTGACAGATGGAAAATATTTGGCTGAGTTCAAAAAAGTTTTGGCTAAATTTCCCGGTCTCAAAATTTCCTTCGCGCTGCAAAAAAAACCGGACGGCATCGCGGGTGCTTTGCGCTTGGCGGAAAAATTCTCCGCTGGTGAAAATATCGCGGTGATTCTCGGCGACAATATTTTCGAAGCTGATTTCAAAAAGGATGTTTGCGAATTCAGATCTGGCGCCAAAGTTTTTCTCAAAAAAGTCGCCGACCCGGAAAGATTCGGCGTCGCTGAAATTCGCGGGACGAAAGTCAGCAAAATTATCGAGAAACCAAAAAATCCCCAAAGTGACCTCGCAGTCGTAGGACTCTATTTTTTCGATAAAAGCGTGTTTGACATCATTCGCAAAATGAATCCGAGTAAAAGAGGCGAGCTTGAAATTACCGATGTGAATAATTTTTATCTTCAAGAAAAATCACTTATTTGCTCGAAAATTAAAGGTTTTTGGACCGATGCCGGGACTTTCGAGAGTCTCGCCGCGGCGACAAAATTAGTTCGGGAAAAAGGTCGAAAATAA